A genomic window from Lycium barbarum isolate Lr01 chromosome 4, ASM1917538v2, whole genome shotgun sequence includes:
- the LOC132635227 gene encoding nuclear intron maturase 2, mitochondrial, giving the protein MHQRIVLSSYQVLKFTSVFSPKISSLFIPKLNICNPRRNNEHTVFRAFMYTSTHSNKRRTPDPNDPATLMKEDGISLCCKMWIDSFRETDKTVTNVTDYLRRFELWVLAYQKVSADDTGAYMPRSGITRSALEDLLALRNAVLDNRFKWGARLEFFIRSPRDKTDYESLSKRKIKAILTTTQPSPFQDRIVQEVLFMILEPIYEARFSQKSFAFRPGRTAHTALRVIRRSFAGYLWYIKGDLSTVLDGMKVGMVIGALMRDVRDKKVVDLIKAALTTPVITTTDDGEKKKKIKRKYQKKRVLADDEPKPDPYWLESFFGFAPEEAEKVPSWGHCGILSPLLANVCLDELDRWMEGKIQEFYRPSKNDVIWNSPEGEVEQGNTSWPEFVPTSGPDKTRKIDYIRFGGHILIGVRGPRADAATLRKQLIEFCDQKYMLKLDNESLPIEHITKGIMFLDHVLCRRVVYPTLRYTATGGKIISEKGVGTLLSVTASLKQCIRQFRKLNFLKGDRDPDPQPCFRMFHATQAHTNAQMNKLLSTMVEWFRYADNRKKIVNFCSYIIRGSLAKLYAAKYKLRSRAKVYKVGSRTLSRPLKEKKGQSPEYHNLLRMGLVESIDGLMYTRMSLVPETDYTPFPMAWRPDHEKALLEYIKLSDRKTLEEQQNCLKEQGLISPQDYISMLVWNYKRNDVPVDQKSLLLGTGVEKVNVRNESDEDDEEGVYAEEG; this is encoded by the coding sequence ATGCATCAACGTATAGTATTATCCAGTTATCAGGTACTTAAATTTACTTCAGTTTTCTCACCAAAAATCAGTTCTTTATTTATCCCTAAATTGAATATTTGTAACCCTAGAAGAAATAATGAGCATACTGTATTTCGTGCATTTATGTATACTTCCACACACTCTAATAAGAGAAGAACACCTGACCCTAATGATCCAGCCACGTTAATGAAAGAAGATGGCATATCACTTTGTTGTAAAATGTGGATTGATAGTTTTCGAGAAACCGATAAAACGGTTACTAATGTAACTGATTATTTAAGGAGATTTGAATTGTGGGTATTGGCTTATCAAAAGGTTAGTGCTGATGATACCGGTGCGTATATGCCACGGAGTGGGATTACGCGTTCAGCACTTGAGGATTTATTGGCATTGAGAAATGCAGTTCTTGATAATAGATTTAAATGGGGTGCTAGGTTGGAGTTTTTTATTAGATCGCCGAGGGATAAGACGGATTATGAGTCGTTGTCTAAAAGGAAGATTAAAGCTATCTTGACTACAACACAGCCAAGTCCATTTCAAGATAGGATTGTGCAGGAAGTGTTGTTTATGATATTGGAACCGATTTATGAGGCTCGGTTTTCACAAAAGTCTTTTGCTTTTCGACCTGGAAGGACTGCGCATACAGCTTTGAGGGTTATTAGGAGAAGCTTTGCGGGGTATTTGTGGTATATAAAAGGAGATTTAAGTACTGTTTTGGATGGGATGAAGGTTGGGATGGTCATTGGTGCTTTAATGAGGGATGTTAGAGATAAGAAGGTTGTTGATTTGATAAAGGCTGCGTTAACTACTCCTGTGATAACTACCACTGATGATGgtgagaaaaagaagaagataaaaagaaAGTATCAGAAGAAGAGAGTTCTAGCAGATGATGAGCCGAAGCCTGATCCATACTGGCTGGAATCATTCTTTGGGTTTGCTCCAGAGGAGGCTGAGAAAGTTCCTTCGTGGGGGCATTGTGGTATACTCAGTCCACTTCTGGCTAACGTTTGCCTTGATGAGTTGGACCGCTGGATGGAAGGTAAGATTCAGGAGTTTTATCGGCCTTCGAAGAATGATGTCATTTGGAATAGTCCAGAAGGGGAAGTAGAACAAGGAAATACTTCTTGGCCCGAATTTGTTCCTACTAGTGGGCCTGACAAGACCAGGAAGATTGACTACATCCGTTTTGGTGGTCACATTCTTATAGGGGTAAGGGGACCAAGAGCAGATGCTGCAACACTAAGAAAGCAGTTGATTGAGTTTTGTGATCAGAAATACATGCTCAAGCTTGATAATGAGAGCCTTCCTATTGAACACATAACGAAAGGTATTATGTTTCTTGATCATGTATTGTGCCGTAGAGTAGTCTATCCCACACTCCGATATACTGCTACTGGTGGGAAAATCATTAGTGAAAAAGGTGTAGGGACACTGTTGTCTGTCACAGCTAGCCTGAAACAGTGCATTAGACAATTTAGAAAGTTGAATTTTCTCAAGGGGGACAGGGATCCAGATCCACAGCCGTGTTTTCGGATGTTTCACGCTACTCAAGCTCATACAAATGCTCAGATGAATAAGCTTTTATCAACAATGGTGGAATGGTTCAGGTATGCTGATAATAGAAAAAAAATTGTTAACTTTTGTTCTTATATCATTAGGGGTTCACTTGCTAAGCTCTATGCTGCAAAGTACAAGCTTCGGTCACGAGCAAAGGTTTACAAGGTTGGCTCTAGGACTCTTAGTCGTCCTCTGAAGGAGAAAAAGGGGCAGTCACCAGAATACCATAATTTGTTGAGGATGGGTCTGGTGGAATCAATAGATGGGCTCATGTACACCCGCATGTCCTTGGTACCGGAAACCGATTATACCCCCTTTCCAATGGCTTGGAGGCCTGATCATGAGAAGGCACTGCTGGAGTATATAAAGCTGAGTGACCGGAAAACTTTGGAGGAGCAACAGAACTGCCTTAAAGAACAAGGTCTGATCTCACCTCAGGATTACATTTCAATGCTTGTCTGGAACTACAAAAGAAATGATGTTCCAGTAGATCAGAAAAGTTTGTTACTGGGCACAGGTGTGGAGAAAGTTAATGTAAGAAATGAaagtgatgaagatgatgaagaaggGGTATATGCAGAAGAAGGTTAA
- the LOC132635229 gene encoding putative invertase inhibitor: MGHCPFCSLSLCCLFLLLTIVTPTHCYLISPPLLDLINSTCKECSDKSTDINYNFCVTSLQAIPASHVTNLQGIGLVAMELALKNATNTISTIEKMLSSKEFEPFAMDCLRDCLELYADAIAMLVDAFAAFLYKQLDAANIFMRTVMDATSTCDEGFTEKKGELTPLAKENNNLFQLSDISWCIIKQVSFVPSQLPNVS; encoded by the coding sequence ATGGGGCATTGCCCTTTCTGTTCCCTCTCACTTTGCTGCTTATTCTTACTATTAACAATAGTAACTCCTACACATTGTTACCTGATTTCTCCACCATTGCTAGACTTGATCAACTCAACTTGCAAAGAATGCTCAGATAAGTCAACAGACATAAACTACAACTTCTGTGTTACTTCACTCCAAGCAATTCCTGCAAGTCATGTTACAAACTTACAAGGAATAGGACTTGTAGCGATGGAGTTGGCTCTAAAAAATGCTACCAACACGATTTCGACCATAGAGAAGATGCTCAGCAGCAAAGAGTTTGAACCTTTTGCTATGGACTGTTTAAGAGATTGCTTGGAACTTTATGCAGATGCTATTGCCATGCTGGTGGATGCTTTTGCCGCGTTCTTGTATAAGCAATTGGATGCAGCTAATATATTCATGAGGACAGTTATGGACGCGACATCAACTTGTGATGAAGGATTCACTGAGAAGAAAGGTGAGTTGACACCACTAGCAAAGGAGAATAACAATCTCTTCCAATTGAGTGACATCTCATGGTGTATCATTAAACAAGTTTCTTTTGTTCCTTCTCAGCTACCTAATGTATCTTAA
- the LOC132635230 gene encoding putative cytochrome c oxidase subunit 6b-like — MSSAIDPHDKMRARDVNKVATGQQAPRPVHEPGTVSKPPPPSSTDHQFDTEEKATANAIADEIRHCYARFRRYRKCIEEKGSMDSECEKIGKAYKSSCPSEWIEKWHEENVVRIR, encoded by the exons ATGTCATCAGCTATAGATCCACATGACAAGATGAGAGCTAGAGATGTTAACAAAGTGGCAACAGGACAACAAGCACCTAGGCCAGTTCATGAACCAGGCACTGTATCTAAACCTCCTCCTCCTTCCTCTACTGACCACCAG TTTGACACGGAAGAGAAGGCTACAGCTAATGCCATTGCTGATGAGATCCGCCATTGTTATGCTCGTTTCCGCCGCTACCGCAA GTGCATTGAAGAGAAGGGCAGCATGGACTCGGAGTGCGAGAAGATTGGAAAGGCTTACAAATCATCTTGTCCTTCAGAATGG ATAGAGAAGTGGCATGAAGAGAACGTGGTTAGAATTCGATAG